A stretch of the Candidatus Tumulicola sp. genome encodes the following:
- the deoC gene encoding deoxyribose-phosphate aldolase produces the protein MLNTTIDAVGVEERAASLATRSIKTSAKITGLHLAISMTDLTTLEGKDTPGRVLQLCRKAVRPDPDYASVPSVAAVCVYPNLVPAAKKALQGSGVRVASVATAFPSGQAPLDVKLAETRDVVALGADEVDMVIDRGAFLAGHYAQVAEEIAAVKVACGGALLKVILETGELETYDNVRRASLLAMEAGADFIKTSTGKVMPSATLPVTLVMLEAVRDFEARTGRRVGVKVAGGIRASKQALQYLVVVKETLGDDWLTPNLFRIGASSLLNDVLMQLHKQRSGSYQSEDYYTRD, from the coding sequence ATGCTGAACACCACCATCGATGCCGTCGGTGTGGAAGAGCGGGCCGCAAGTCTCGCGACGCGCAGCATCAAGACCTCCGCCAAGATCACGGGCCTGCATCTCGCGATATCCATGACGGATCTCACCACGCTCGAGGGCAAGGACACCCCCGGACGCGTTCTCCAACTCTGCCGCAAGGCGGTGCGGCCGGACCCCGATTACGCAAGCGTCCCCTCGGTGGCCGCGGTGTGCGTCTATCCAAACCTCGTGCCGGCCGCGAAGAAAGCGCTGCAAGGCTCCGGCGTGCGGGTTGCCTCCGTCGCGACGGCGTTTCCAAGCGGCCAGGCGCCGCTCGACGTAAAATTGGCGGAGACTCGCGATGTCGTGGCCCTCGGCGCCGACGAAGTGGACATGGTGATCGATCGCGGCGCGTTCCTGGCCGGTCATTACGCGCAAGTCGCGGAAGAGATCGCGGCCGTGAAGGTCGCATGCGGGGGCGCGCTCCTGAAAGTTATTCTGGAGACCGGCGAGCTCGAGACCTACGACAACGTGCGCCGGGCCAGTCTGCTCGCGATGGAGGCGGGCGCCGACTTCATCAAGACCTCGACCGGCAAAGTGATGCCGTCGGCGACGCTTCCGGTCACCTTGGTGATGCTCGAGGCGGTGCGCGATTTCGAAGCGCGAACGGGGCGCAGGGTCGGAGTCAAGGTTGCCGGCGGCATCCGCGCATCGAAACAAGCCTTGCAATACCTCGTCGTGGTGAAGGAAACCCTGGGTGATGATTGGCTCACCCCGAACCTGTTCCGCATCGGTGCGAGTTCGCTGCTCAACGACGTGCTGATGCAACTCCACAAGCAGCGCTCCGGAAGTTACCAGAGTGAAGACTATTACACGCGCGACTAA
- a CDS encoding isoprenylcysteine carboxylmethyltransferase family protein, which produces MTTILGSLVFLVIAPGTVVGFVPWWISRWHRQPPLLGVEAIPYIGGILIAIGLYVLLDSFARFALQGIGTPAPILPTRHLVVSGLYRFVRNPMYLAGLALIVGQGLLFGDPRLLVYGICVWIVAHLFVRLYEEPTLQRTFGAEYRRFCDNVPRWIPRLTPWRGNG; this is translated from the coding sequence GTGACAACCATTCTCGGATCGCTCGTGTTCCTAGTCATCGCACCGGGAACCGTAGTGGGTTTCGTTCCGTGGTGGATCTCGCGATGGCATCGGCAGCCGCCGTTACTTGGGGTCGAAGCGATTCCGTATATCGGGGGCATTCTGATCGCGATCGGCTTGTACGTTCTGCTCGATTCATTCGCGCGTTTCGCGCTGCAGGGCATCGGCACGCCGGCGCCGATCTTGCCGACTCGGCACCTCGTGGTCTCCGGTCTATACCGCTTCGTCAGAAACCCGATGTACCTCGCCGGTTTGGCGTTGATCGTGGGCCAGGGCTTGCTTTTCGGCGATCCTCGCCTGCTCGTCTACGGCATCTGTGTCTGGATCGTGGCCCACCTGTTCGTCCGGCTCTACGAGGAGCCCACTCTGCAGAGAACCTTCGGGGCCGAATACCGCCGCTTCTGCGACAACGTGCCACGCTGGATTCCGCGCCTGACGCCCTGGCGCGGTAACGGCTGA